In Fundulus heteroclitus isolate FHET01 unplaced genomic scaffold, MU-UCD_Fhet_4.1 scaffold_103, whole genome shotgun sequence, one genomic interval encodes:
- the LOC118558139 gene encoding uncharacterized protein LOC118558139, with translation MEAEEKAHLRQFQLELKRLEVEAEKVEADKVVRLRQLELESQRFNVPSRTVSPTNGSCGSPTISPFDITKYVALVPEFRETEVDSYFSAFERIAQALQWPPDVWALLVQCKILGKAQEVVAALSLQDTLKYEVVKAAILKAYELVPEAYRQKFRSLKKRPTQTYVEFAREKGSLFDKWCASNKATSFSSLRELILLEEFKNCLPERVVVHLNEQKVDSLSSAAVSADEYVLTHKSSFQSMSANSVSAKVEGENQKGTFFGKECRYCRKTGHVIANCLALKQKERNSFQTKPKGVGLIKSKPQVPEKAQLDCTPDPCFEPFLLDGLVSIPGLSAEPRTVRILRDTGGSQSIILADSLPFSEFSSCGYSVVLQGVDMGYVPRPVHLVQLQSKLISGTFPVAVCNALPIKGVSFLLGNDIAGGKVTPALEISDVPSFLPKEEDFTLKNVTTSCVLTRAQKLKKTEEMNVDLSDSLFMPIFSDDKMPQDNALVPAVHHVGDNDELLTKESHSLPITRAQLCAAQKMDPALQKCFSSVTCLEPSSLRWMLVLWELELFYYRKVRMELIIPSVTSPVNLTRVS, from the exons ATGGAGGCCGAGGAGAAAGCACATCTCAGACAATTTCAACTTGAACTTAAACGGTTGGAAGTTGAAGCTGAGAAAGTTGAAGCAGACAAGGTTGTGAGGCTTCGTCAGTTGGAGCTTGAATCCCAAAGGTTCAATGTACCTTCAAGAACTGTGAGCCCCACTAATGGTTCTTGTGGGTCCCCTACAATCAGCCCCTTTGACATCACAAAATATGTGGCTTTAGTACCAGAGTTTCGAGAGACAGAAGTTGactcttatttttctgcttttgaaaGAATAGCGCAAGCTTTGCAGTGGCCACCTGATGTTTGGGCCTTACTTGTACAGTGTAAAATACTTGGTAAAGCACAAGAGGTTGTAGCTGCCCTATCTCTTCAAGACACCTTAAAGTATGAGGTGGTTAAAGCTGCCATTTTGAAAGCCTATGAGCTTGTTCCTGAGGCTTACCGGCAAAAATTTAGGTCTCTTAAAAAGCGTCCCACTCAGACCTATGTAGAATTTGCCAGGGAGAAAGGAAGCCTCTTTGACAAATGGTGTGCTTCTaataaagcaacaagctttAGTTCTCTGAGAGAACTAATTTTGTTAGAGGAGTTTAAAAACTGTTTGCCTGAGCGGGTTGTTGTGCATTTAAACGAACAAAAGGTAGACTCTttgtcctctgctgctgtttcagcAGATGAATATGTACTCACACATAAGTCTTCCTTCCAATCTATGTCCGCTAACAGTGTGTCTGCTAAAGTTGAGGGGGAAAACCAGAAGGGGACCTTTTTTGGAAAAGAGTGTCGCTACTGTCGCAAAACCGGTCATGTTATTGCTAACTGtttagctttaaaacaaaaagagcgGAACTCTTTCCAGACCAAACCAAAAGGTGTGGgtttaataaaaagcaaaccacaggTCCCAGAAAAAGCCCAACTTGACTGCACTCCGGATCCCTGTTTTGAACCTTTTTTGCTGGATGGGTTGGTTTCCATTCCGGGATTGTCTGCAGAACCACGTACAGTCCGCATTTTGCGTGATACTGGAGGCTCACAGTCTATTATCCTGGCAGACTCCTTACCTTTCTCTGAGTTTTCATCTTGTGGCTACAGTGTAGTACTGCAAGGAGTTGACATGGGCTATGTCCCCCGGCCAGTACATCTAGTGCAATTACAGTCAAAGCTGATTTCTGGTACTTTTCCAGTTGCTGTTTGTAATGCGTTACCAATTAAAGGTGTTTCCTTTCTACTAGGTAATGATATTGCTGGTGGTAAGGTGACTCCTGCACTGGAAATATCTGATGTCCCTAGTTTTCTTCCTAAGGAGGAAGACTTTACATTAAAGAATGTTACTACTTCCTGTGTGCTCACCCGAGCTCAGAAATTGAAGAAAACTGAAGAAATGAATGTTGACTTGTCTGATAGCTTGTTTATGCCAATCTTTTCAGATGACAAAATGCCACAGGATAATGCACTGGTGCCTGCAGTTCACCATGTAGGTGACAACGATGAGTTGTTGACTAAAGAGAGTCATTCTCTACCCATTACACGTGCCCAACTTTGTGCAGCTCAGAAGATGGACCCTGCTCTTCAGAAGTGTTTCTCTAGTGTG ACATGTCTAGAGCCTTCAAGCTTGAGGTGGATGCTAGTGCTGTGGGAGCTGGAGCTGTTTTATTACAGGAAGGTGAGGATGGAGCTGATCATCCCGTCTGTTACTTCTCCCGTAAATTTAACAAGAGTCAGCTGA